A genomic region of Saccopteryx bilineata isolate mSacBil1 chromosome 1, mSacBil1_pri_phased_curated, whole genome shotgun sequence contains the following coding sequences:
- the LOC136319712 gene encoding olfactory receptor 5B2-like: MVSMQNSTEVNEFRLLGLTDTPELQVPLFIIFTVIYIITLMGNLGMITLIVLDSCLHTPMYFFLSNLSLVDCVYSSAITPKVMAGFLTGDKVISYGGCVAQMFFFVAFAIADCFLLAVMAYDRHSAVCKPLHYTSTVTTTVCVQMTMVCYVFGLVESTIHTGFTFCLSFCHSNVVHHFFCDIPPVLALSCSDTYVNEIVVFILSAFNVFFTLIVILISYLFIFIAILKMRSAEGRKKAFSTCASHLTAVTIFYGTIIFMYLQPSSSHSMDTDQMASMFYTIIVPMLNPIVYSLRNKEVNNAFRKATKKIKILFIP, translated from the coding sequence ATGGTCTCTATGCAGAACAGCACTGAAGTGAATGAATTTAGACTCTTGGGACTGACGGACACCCCAGAACTACAGGTCCCCCTCTTCATAATATTCACTGTCATCTATATCATCACTCTCATGGGAAATCTTGGGATGATCACATTAATTGTGTTGGACTCTTGTCTCCACACTCCCATGTATTTTTTCCTCAGTAACCTATCTCTGGTGGATTGTGTTTACTCCTCTGCTATTACTCCCAAGGTGATGGCAGGGTTCCTTACAGGGGATAAAGTCATCTCCTATGGGGGATGTGTTGCTCAGATGTTCTTCTTTGTGGCTTTTGCCATTGCAGACTGTTTCTTACTAGCTGTCATGGCTTATGATCGTCATTCAGCAGTGTGTAAACCCTTACATTATACCAGCACTGTGACTACCACAGTGTGTGTTCAAATGACCATGGTCTGCTATGTCTTCGGCTTGGTTGAATCCACCATCCACACTGGGTTTACCTTTTGCCTCTCCTTCTGCCATTCTAATGTGGTCCATCACTTTTTCTGTGATATCCCTCCAGTCTTGGCTCTTTCTTGCTCTGATACCTATGTAAATGAGATTGTGGTCTTTATCTTGTCCgctttcaatgtcttttttaccCTAATAGTTATCTTGATCTCCTATCTGTTCATATTTATTGCCATCCTGAAGATGCGTTCAGCCGAGGGACGAAAGAAAGCTTTCTCTACctgtgcttctcatctcactgctGTAACTATATTCTATGGAACCATAATCTTTATGTACTTACAACCCAGTTCCAGTCATTCCATGGACACTGATCAAATGGCATCTATGTTCTATACAATAATAGTCCCCATGTTGAACCCTATTGTCTATAGTCTACGAAATAAAGAGGTTAATAATGCTTTCAGAAAAGCcactaagaaaataaagattttatttatcccatAG